From Herbiconiux flava, one genomic window encodes:
- a CDS encoding LpqN/LpqT family lipoprotein, translated as MSHSLTFPGDAAPGFPSIGLTVPDDWAPLAAPGAVLATGKTVEPGTFRPNVVVAITRFTAGYALQTAIDEVTARVEALPGVVEGGREAQEVLGRDGYRIEFSYPDERVGTLMQGVRIVVVENGPVADLVQITATATGSQALSLWGELREIQSSAVTTV; from the coding sequence ATGTCCCACTCCCTGACCTTCCCCGGTGACGCCGCTCCCGGCTTCCCCTCGATCGGCCTCACGGTGCCCGACGACTGGGCCCCGCTCGCCGCCCCGGGCGCCGTGCTCGCGACCGGCAAGACCGTCGAGCCCGGCACATTCCGCCCGAACGTCGTGGTGGCGATCACCCGCTTCACGGCGGGCTACGCGCTGCAGACTGCGATCGACGAGGTGACCGCGCGCGTCGAGGCCCTGCCGGGCGTCGTCGAGGGCGGTCGCGAGGCTCAGGAGGTGCTCGGCCGCGACGGCTACCGCATCGAGTTCAGCTACCCCGACGAGCGCGTCGGCACCCTGATGCAGGGTGTGCGCATCGTGGTCGTCGAGAACGGGCCCGTCGCCGACCTCGTGCAGATCACGGCCACGGCGACCGGATCGCAGGCGCTGTCGCTCTGGGGCGAGCTGCGCGAGATCCAGTCGAGCGCGGTGACGACCGTCTGA
- a CDS encoding CsbD family protein, producing MSAGDKIENAAEKLGGKAKEAFGKATDDDSKVAEGRADQSKADLKNAGENVKDAFKN from the coding sequence ATGAGTGCAGGCGACAAGATCGAGAACGCGGCGGAGAAGCTGGGCGGCAAGGCCAAGGAGGCCTTCGGCAAGGCGACCGACGACGACTCGAAGGTGGCGGAAGGCCGCGCCGACCAGTCGAAGGCCGACCTGAAGAACGCCGGCGAGAACGTCAAGGACGCGTTCAAGAACTGA
- a CDS encoding O-acetylhomoserine aminocarboxypropyltransferase/cysteine synthase family protein — translation MTDDSRTPRHGFATRQVHAGDVRGDGINSRVTPVHLTAGFVFDDFAQAEDRFSGADDGFSYTRLANPTNAAVERRIAALEGGTEAVLVGSGQAAVTVAVLGLLQAGDHLVSANSIYEGSRGLFLDNFARLGIETDFVVDANDPLAWELAVRPTTRAFFVESIPNPKNDIVDLALVAEVAHRHGIPLIVDNTFATPYLLRPLEHGGDVVVHSASKFLAGHGAVLGGVVVAGSTFDWDGTAADGTARFPHLTNPVRSLGDRSFAQRFGRGAFLAYARDVVAARLGPTPSPLNAFLIQQGIETLSLRVDRQSSSALAIASWLEQRPEVASVDHAGLPSSAYHELAQRYLPDGQGAVFAFTLHGGLEAAKTFYDRLELFTRMTHLGDVRSLVLHPATTTHAWRTPEQRAEAGIAPGLLRLSIGVEDPADLTADLAQALAGLPRAAAAPAPDAAATADAATADVASAGSGATAPAPTSASARSGVPA, via the coding sequence ATGACCGACGACTCCCGCACCCCCCGCCACGGTTTCGCCACCCGCCAGGTTCACGCCGGTGACGTGCGGGGCGACGGCATCAACTCCCGCGTCACACCGGTTCACCTCACCGCCGGCTTCGTGTTCGACGACTTCGCGCAGGCAGAGGACCGGTTCTCGGGCGCCGACGACGGCTTCAGCTACACGCGCCTCGCCAACCCGACGAACGCCGCGGTCGAACGCCGCATCGCCGCCCTCGAGGGCGGCACCGAGGCGGTGCTCGTGGGCAGCGGGCAGGCCGCGGTCACCGTCGCCGTGCTCGGGCTGCTGCAGGCGGGCGACCACCTCGTCTCGGCCAACAGCATCTACGAGGGCTCGCGCGGGCTCTTCCTCGACAACTTCGCCCGGCTCGGCATCGAGACCGACTTCGTGGTCGACGCGAACGACCCGCTGGCGTGGGAGCTCGCGGTGCGGCCGACCACCCGGGCGTTCTTCGTCGAGTCGATCCCCAACCCGAAGAACGACATCGTCGACCTCGCGCTGGTGGCCGAGGTCGCGCACCGGCATGGCATCCCGCTGATCGTCGACAACACCTTCGCGACGCCCTACCTGCTGCGTCCGCTCGAGCACGGGGGCGACGTCGTGGTTCACTCGGCAAGCAAGTTCCTCGCGGGGCACGGGGCGGTGCTCGGCGGCGTGGTGGTCGCGGGCTCGACCTTCGACTGGGACGGTACTGCGGCGGATGGCACGGCCCGCTTCCCGCACCTGACGAACCCGGTGCGCTCGCTGGGCGACCGTTCGTTCGCCCAGCGCTTCGGCCGGGGCGCGTTCCTCGCCTACGCGCGCGACGTGGTGGCCGCACGACTCGGGCCGACGCCCTCGCCGCTGAACGCGTTCCTGATCCAGCAGGGCATCGAGACGCTGTCGCTCCGGGTCGACCGGCAGTCGTCGTCGGCGCTGGCGATCGCGAGCTGGCTCGAACAGCGGCCCGAGGTGGCGAGCGTGGACCACGCCGGGCTGCCCTCGAGCGCGTACCACGAGCTGGCGCAGCGCTACCTGCCCGACGGCCAGGGCGCCGTGTTCGCGTTCACGCTGCACGGCGGGCTCGAGGCGGCGAAGACCTTCTACGACCGGCTCGAGCTCTTCACCCGCATGACGCACCTCGGCGACGTGCGCTCGCTCGTGCTGCACCCGGCGACGACCACGCACGCCTGGCGCACGCCCGAGCAGCGTGCGGAGGCGGGCATCGCGCCAGGACTCCTGCGCCTGTCCATCGGCGTCGAGGACCCGGCCGACCTCACGGCCGACCTCGCCCAGGCGCTCGCGGGACTGCCGAGGGCCGCGGCGGCACCGGCTCCTGACGCCGCCGCGACCGCCGACGCCGCGACCGCCGACGTCGCGTCGGCCGGCTCGGGCGCCACCGCTCCCGCCCCCACCTCCGCCTCCGCGCGAAGCGGCGTACCCGCGTGA
- a CDS encoding LacI family DNA-binding transcriptional regulator yields MVAAEAGVSRATVSRVVNGSTSVAPDIIAQVQAAVARLDYVPNRVARSLASRRADVIALIVPESASTVFADPFFAPVVRGVARVLGDTDYTLNLLIASESRPEKTRRYLQGGNVDGALVVSHHAEDHSYVGLGSALPMVFGGRPLIPGLTDRHHVDVDNVDSARRAVAHLLGLGRTRIGTIAGRQDMPAGLDRLVGWREAVAASGAGRASVDLVEFGDFTQDSGAEAAERMLAREPGLDALFVANDQMAAGAMRVLAAHGRRVPDDVAVIGFDDDTFAATLSPPLTTVRQPAMEFGEAMAEVLIALIAGEDVPRRTVIPTSLVRRGSA; encoded by the coding sequence ATGGTGGCCGCCGAGGCCGGCGTCTCGCGTGCCACGGTGTCGCGGGTGGTGAACGGATCGACCTCGGTCGCGCCCGACATCATCGCGCAGGTGCAGGCGGCGGTCGCGCGGCTCGACTACGTGCCGAACCGCGTCGCCCGCTCGCTCGCGAGCCGGCGGGCCGACGTGATCGCCCTGATCGTGCCGGAGTCGGCGTCGACGGTGTTCGCCGACCCGTTCTTCGCGCCCGTCGTGCGCGGCGTCGCACGGGTGCTCGGCGACACCGACTACACGCTGAACCTGCTGATCGCGTCGGAGTCGCGCCCCGAGAAGACCCGCCGCTACCTGCAGGGCGGCAACGTCGACGGCGCCCTCGTGGTCTCGCACCACGCCGAGGACCACTCCTACGTCGGCCTGGGCTCGGCCCTGCCGATGGTCTTCGGCGGGCGGCCGCTCATCCCCGGCCTGACCGACCGGCACCACGTCGACGTCGACAACGTCGACAGCGCCCGCCGAGCCGTCGCCCACCTGCTCGGCCTCGGCCGCACGCGCATCGGCACGATCGCCGGGCGGCAGGACATGCCCGCGGGGCTCGACCGGCTGGTCGGCTGGCGGGAGGCCGTGGCGGCCTCGGGGGCGGGACGCGCATCCGTCGACCTCGTGGAGTTCGGCGACTTCACGCAGGACTCCGGGGCCGAGGCAGCCGAGCGGATGCTCGCCCGCGAGCCCGGGCTCGACGCCCTGTTCGTGGCGAACGACCAGATGGCGGCCGGCGCGATGCGGGTGCTGGCGGCACACGGGCGGCGCGTTCCCGACGACGTGGCGGTGATCGGCTTCGACGACGACACCTTCGCGGCGACGTTGAGCCCACCGCTGACGACCGTGCGGCAGCCCGCGATGGAGTTCGGCGAGGCGATGGCCGAGGTGCTGATCGCGCTCATCGCGGGCGAGGACGTGCCGCGGCGCACGGTCATCCCGACGTCGCTCGTGCGGCGCGGCTCGGCCTGA
- a CDS encoding Lrp/AsnC family transcriptional regulator, translating to MTTDPTATPAAPRDTDPLLDATDRRILRELDRVPRATVAHLAERLNLARGTVQARIRRLYDGVLLPETTKVPAAAVGRPLRAFVTAEIDQARFEGLIDEIARIPEVVGCLGISGESDLQIEVIAVDADDVYRITQALMECRGIRRTSTAIVLRELLGRRMHQLL from the coding sequence ATGACCACCGACCCGACCGCGACCCCGGCCGCCCCGCGAGACACCGATCCGCTCCTGGATGCGACCGACCGGCGCATCCTGAGGGAGCTCGACCGGGTGCCGCGCGCGACCGTGGCGCACCTCGCCGAGCGCCTGAACCTCGCGCGCGGCACCGTGCAGGCGCGCATCCGTCGCCTGTATGACGGCGTTCTGCTGCCCGAGACGACGAAGGTGCCCGCCGCCGCGGTGGGCCGGCCGCTGCGCGCGTTCGTGACCGCCGAGATCGACCAGGCGCGGTTCGAGGGGCTGATCGACGAGATCGCGCGCATCCCCGAGGTGGTGGGCTGCCTCGGCATCTCGGGCGAGAGCGACCTGCAGATCGAGGTGATCGCGGTCGACGCCGACGACGTGTACCGCATCACGCAGGCGCTGATGGAGTGCCGGGGCATCCGCCGCACCTCGACCGCGATCGTGCTGCGCGAGCTGCTCGGGCGACGGATGCACCAGCTCCTGTAG
- a CDS encoding Glu/Leu/Phe/Val dehydrogenase: MTITADHAATHATAAPTAPAASLLSARPHPAGHERVEVVRGARSGLVMMVAVHSTRLGPALGGCRLWHYDTVDDAVADALRLSAGMTAKNALAGLAHGGGKAVIMAPDEPLDADRREAAFLDLGDLVASFDGSYVTAEDVATGSADMAVVARQTSAVVGLPEADGGHGDPGEYTARGVHSALLAVLPRIRFASPEGLRVTIVGFGQVGSRLARMLVEAGAVVSATDVNPARRAAVEELGATWVSPADAHRLDTDVFVPAGVGGMLSGTVIDELRCLAVVGPANNQLAEADGGDRLAARGILYAPDYVVNAGGVIHLGSPGSSREEVLAQIDALGARLDEVLALAEAEALTPSRAADLLVARRLAA; the protein is encoded by the coding sequence ATGACGATCACCGCCGACCACGCCGCCACACACGCCACCGCAGCCCCGACCGCGCCCGCCGCCTCGCTGCTGTCCGCCCGCCCGCATCCCGCGGGGCACGAGCGGGTGGAGGTCGTCCGCGGAGCGCGCTCCGGCCTCGTGATGATGGTGGCCGTGCACTCGACGCGACTCGGGCCGGCCCTCGGCGGCTGCCGCCTCTGGCACTACGACACGGTCGACGACGCGGTCGCCGACGCGCTGCGCCTCTCGGCCGGCATGACCGCGAAGAACGCCCTGGCCGGCCTCGCCCACGGCGGCGGCAAGGCCGTGATCATGGCACCCGACGAGCCTCTCGACGCCGACCGGCGCGAGGCGGCCTTCCTCGACCTCGGCGACCTCGTCGCGTCGTTCGACGGCTCCTACGTCACCGCCGAGGACGTGGCGACCGGCTCGGCCGACATGGCGGTCGTCGCGAGGCAGACCTCCGCGGTCGTGGGGCTGCCCGAGGCCGACGGCGGCCACGGCGACCCGGGGGAGTACACGGCTCGCGGGGTGCACAGCGCTCTGCTCGCGGTGCTGCCGCGCATCCGCTTCGCTTCGCCGGAGGGCCTGCGGGTCACCATCGTGGGCTTCGGGCAGGTCGGCAGCCGGCTCGCCCGCATGCTCGTCGAGGCCGGTGCCGTGGTCAGCGCGACCGACGTGAACCCGGCGCGCCGAGCGGCCGTCGAGGAGCTCGGCGCCACGTGGGTGTCGCCGGCGGACGCGCACCGCCTCGACACCGACGTCTTCGTGCCGGCCGGTGTCGGAGGCATGCTCAGCGGCACCGTCATCGACGAGCTGCGCTGCCTCGCCGTGGTGGGCCCGGCGAACAACCAGCTCGCCGAGGCCGACGGCGGCGACCGGCTGGCGGCGCGCGGCATCCTGTACGCACCCGACTACGTGGTGAACGCGGGTGGCGTCATCCACCTCGGCTCGCCCGGCTCGTCGCGCGAAGAGGTGCTGGCGCAGATCGACGCCCTCGGCGCCCGCCTCGACGAGGTGCTGGCGCTGGCCGAGGCCGAGGCGCTCACGCCGTCCCGCGCGGCCGACCTCCTGGTGGCCCGCCGCCTCGCGGCCTGA
- a CDS encoding glycoside hydrolase family 1 protein, whose product MTTSFPPGFLWGSATAAAQIEGAAFEDGKEASVWDTFSRVPGAVLNGDTPDVAVDHYHRMPEDVALMKRLGLQSYRFSTSWARIRPGDRDVNPAGLDFYSRLVDELLEAGVLPWLTLYHWDLPQAVEEKGGWANRDTAYRFAEYAEIVHGALGDRVANWTTFNEPFCSSLLGYASGVHAPGRQEPAAAIAAVHHQHLGHGLAVQRLRELGAQHIGITLNLTNAIPKDAGDPVDLEAARRVDALNNRIFLDPLLRGEYPDDIRTDLADLGLTFGDDALVRPGDLEIIAQPLDFLGVNHYHDDMVSGHPLEVPADPSLVPADPHAVAGGIRSVGSPFVGSEYVTFPLRGLPLTGMGWEVNPSGLTRLLVRLGEEYPTLPPLYVTENGAAYDDEVSADGAIHDELRTKYIVDHIRAVSDAIAAGADVRGYFVWSLLDNFEWGWGYGKRFGIVRVDYETLERMPKDSALAYAAQIAAASASAAAGAGSGAGAASAAAAASAAASASGVSDGATDARAVDPASAGVLG is encoded by the coding sequence ATGACCACCTCATTCCCGCCCGGATTCCTCTGGGGATCGGCGACCGCCGCCGCGCAGATCGAGGGCGCCGCCTTCGAGGACGGCAAGGAGGCCTCGGTCTGGGACACCTTCTCCCGCGTTCCCGGTGCCGTGCTGAACGGCGACACCCCCGACGTCGCCGTCGACCACTACCACCGCATGCCGGAGGACGTCGCGCTGATGAAGCGGCTCGGCCTGCAGTCGTACCGCTTCTCGACGAGCTGGGCGCGCATCCGCCCCGGTGACCGCGACGTGAACCCCGCGGGGCTCGACTTCTACTCGCGGCTCGTCGACGAGCTGCTCGAGGCGGGCGTGCTGCCCTGGCTGACGCTCTACCACTGGGACCTGCCGCAGGCCGTCGAGGAGAAGGGCGGCTGGGCGAACCGCGACACCGCCTACCGCTTCGCCGAGTACGCCGAGATCGTGCACGGCGCCCTCGGCGACCGCGTCGCCAACTGGACCACCTTCAACGAGCCGTTCTGCTCCTCGCTGCTCGGCTACGCCTCGGGCGTGCACGCCCCCGGCCGCCAGGAGCCCGCCGCCGCGATCGCCGCCGTGCACCACCAGCACCTCGGCCACGGTCTCGCCGTGCAGCGCCTGCGCGAGCTCGGCGCCCAGCACATCGGCATCACGCTGAACCTCACCAACGCCATCCCGAAAGACGCCGGCGACCCGGTCGACCTCGAGGCCGCCCGCCGCGTCGACGCGCTGAACAACCGCATCTTCCTCGACCCGCTGCTGCGCGGGGAGTACCCCGACGACATCCGCACCGACCTCGCCGACCTCGGCCTGACCTTCGGCGACGACGCCCTGGTGCGCCCGGGCGACCTCGAGATCATCGCGCAGCCGCTCGACTTCCTCGGCGTGAACCACTACCACGACGACATGGTCAGCGGGCACCCGCTCGAGGTGCCGGCCGATCCGTCGCTCGTGCCGGCCGATCCGCACGCGGTGGCCGGGGGCATCCGCTCGGTGGGCTCGCCGTTCGTCGGCTCGGAGTACGTGACCTTCCCGCTGCGCGGCCTGCCGCTGACGGGCATGGGCTGGGAGGTCAACCCGAGCGGGCTGACCCGTCTGCTCGTGCGCCTCGGCGAGGAGTACCCGACGCTTCCGCCGCTCTACGTCACCGAGAACGGCGCCGCCTACGACGACGAGGTGTCGGCCGACGGCGCGATCCACGACGAGCTGCGCACGAAGTACATCGTCGACCACATCCGGGCGGTGTCGGATGCGATCGCCGCCGGCGCCGACGTGCGCGGCTACTTCGTCTGGTCGCTGCTCGACAACTTCGAGTGGGGCTGGGGCTACGGCAAGCGCTTCGGCATCGTGCGGGTCGACTACGAGACGCTCGAGCGCATGCCGAAGGACAGCGCGCTGGCGTACGCGGCGCAGATCGCGGCGGCCTCGGCCTCCGCTGCGGCGGGCGCGGGTTCGGGCGCGGGCGCGGCTTCAGCTGCGGCTGCGGCTTCGGCTGCGGCTTCGGCTTCGGGCGTCTCCGACGGGGCGACGGATGCTCGGGCCGTCGACCCGGCGTCGGCCGGCGTGCTCGGCTAG
- a CDS encoding MDR family MFS transporter, translated as MTHRQILFIIFGLMAGMFLASLDQTIVGTSMRTIGDDLDGISLQAWVTTGYLILSTISTPLYGKLSDIFGRRPLYIIAIAIFLVGSLLAGLATNMYELAVYRAIQGLGAGGLMSLALTVMGDILAPRERAKYQGYFLATFGISSVIGPLLGGLLSGADQILGITGWRWIFLINLPIGAVAMVIVLLFLHIPHTKRAVRIDWWGVAAVILTVVPLLLVAEQGREWGWGSWGSILCYVLAPLGLVLFIVVERRMGDDAIIPLKLFKSPTFSMATILGVLVGFGMFGAMMTIPNYLQIATGATPTEAGLLMIPMVLGLMISSIVSGQLISRTGRYRIFPILGTGLLSAAFFYLTFVSADKPVWFVLIGMLVVGLGLGQLMQTLTIAAQNSAGPRDIGVATSSSTFFRSIGGTLGTAVVFSVLFSRLGSTLAASFTDPAIIAGTQAAAADPAVQADPANAGILQVLTAAQADPSSLGDALSGDTSFLVGADPRLTLPFVDAWANATSTVFWVCLAVVLVAFVLSFFLKATPLRQKSALEESAAADAADATSRGVDAEAAAHDDTAVRAQLAAEEMGALVLPDTSSTPVQRPADR; from the coding sequence ATGACGCACCGCCAGATCCTGTTCATCATCTTCGGCCTGATGGCCGGCATGTTCCTCGCCTCGCTCGACCAGACGATCGTCGGCACGTCGATGCGCACCATCGGCGACGACCTCGACGGCATCAGCCTGCAGGCGTGGGTGACCACCGGCTACCTCATCCTGTCGACCATCTCGACCCCGCTCTACGGCAAGCTCTCGGACATCTTCGGCCGTCGCCCGCTCTACATCATCGCGATCGCGATCTTCCTCGTCGGCTCGCTGCTCGCCGGTCTCGCCACGAACATGTACGAGCTCGCGGTCTACCGCGCCATCCAGGGCCTCGGCGCCGGCGGCCTGATGTCGCTCGCCCTCACGGTGATGGGCGACATCCTCGCCCCCCGCGAGCGCGCCAAGTACCAGGGCTACTTCCTCGCCACCTTCGGCATCTCCAGCGTCATCGGCCCCCTGCTCGGCGGCCTCCTCTCGGGCGCCGACCAGATCCTCGGCATCACCGGCTGGCGGTGGATCTTCCTGATCAACCTGCCGATCGGCGCCGTCGCGATGGTGATCGTGCTGCTGTTCCTGCACATCCCGCACACCAAGCGCGCCGTGCGCATCGACTGGTGGGGCGTGGCGGCGGTCATCCTCACCGTCGTGCCGCTCCTGCTGGTCGCCGAGCAGGGCCGCGAGTGGGGCTGGGGCTCGTGGGGCTCCATCCTCTGCTACGTGCTCGCGCCGCTCGGTCTCGTGCTGTTCATCGTGGTCGAGCGCCGGATGGGCGACGACGCGATCATCCCGCTCAAGCTGTTCAAGAGCCCCACCTTCTCGATGGCGACCATCCTCGGTGTGCTCGTCGGCTTCGGCATGTTCGGCGCCATGATGACCATCCCGAACTACCTGCAGATCGCCACGGGCGCCACCCCGACCGAGGCCGGCCTGCTGATGATCCCGATGGTTCTCGGCCTCATGATCTCCTCGATCGTCTCGGGCCAGCTCATCTCGCGCACCGGCCGCTACCGCATCTTCCCCATCCTCGGCACCGGCCTCCTCAGCGCCGCGTTCTTCTACCTGACCTTCGTCTCGGCCGACAAGCCCGTCTGGTTCGTGCTGATCGGGATGCTCGTGGTCGGCCTCGGGCTCGGCCAGCTCATGCAGACCCTCACGATCGCCGCGCAGAACTCCGCCGGACCGCGGGACATCGGCGTGGCCACCTCGTCCTCGACGTTCTTCCGTTCCATCGGCGGGACGCTGGGCACGGCCGTCGTCTTCTCGGTGCTGTTCTCCCGCCTCGGATCCACGCTGGCCGCCTCCTTCACCGACCCCGCGATCATCGCCGGCACGCAGGCCGCGGCCGCCGATCCCGCGGTGCAGGCCGACCCGGCGAACGCCGGCATCCTGCAGGTTCTGACCGCCGCGCAGGCCGACCCGTCGAGCCTCGGCGACGCCCTGAGCGGGGACACCTCGTTCCTCGTCGGCGCCGACCCGCGCCTCACGCTGCCGTTCGTGGACGCCTGGGCGAACGCGACCTCGACGGTGTTCTGGGTCTGCCTCGCGGTGGTGCTCGTCGCGTTCGTGCTGAGCTTCTTCCTCAAGGCGACCCCGCTGCGCCAGAAGTCGGCGCTCGAGGAGAGCGCGGCGGCCGACGCGGCCGACGCCACGTCCCGCGGAGTCGACGCCGAGGCCGCGGCGCACGACGACACCGCGGTGCGCGCGCAGCTCGCGGCCGAGGAGATGGGCGCCCTCGTCCTCCCCGACACCTCCTCCACCCCCGTCCAACGCCCCGCGGACCGCTGA
- a CDS encoding LLM class flavin-dependent oxidoreductase, whose product MSRLQHFGWFLSRGFGPHGWGHPYWDWNDRWTSPKLYQQSARDLERAGFDLVIIEDALSLGNADTLDLRIRSAYGGPKHDPLLLAPYLFAATEHLGIAPTVNPLAYPPYQAARQFATLQHLSDARFGINVVTDVGSSRHFGAAPLGHDQAYDRAEEWLTGIRDLWHSWGPDALIADPATGRFADGTRLDPVQHRGEHFTFDGPLNALPFPPLGPETLSGDPVVVSPGGSGRGLGFAGAHSEVQLALASLDLDTVRAYRAKVHEAVRAAGRTPADIDILFVFKPIVAASPEEAQRIVDASLHPDDQALHTVAAAWSSDLETDLTGLDLDRPVDPAIFGDHVSKGSIKGLLGRYDSFADATLRDLLTAKARLGRIASREGYVGTAEEIADFIEEFGEEAGNDGFIFSGDLHPVTVHRMLDELVPVLRRRGILRSSYGDAGLRGNLRSF is encoded by the coding sequence GTGAGCCGCCTCCAGCACTTCGGCTGGTTCCTCTCGCGCGGCTTCGGACCGCACGGCTGGGGCCACCCGTACTGGGACTGGAACGACCGCTGGACGAGCCCGAAGCTCTACCAGCAGTCCGCCCGCGACCTCGAGCGCGCCGGCTTCGACCTCGTCATCATCGAGGACGCCCTCTCCCTCGGCAACGCCGACACCCTCGACCTCCGCATCCGGTCCGCGTACGGCGGCCCCAAGCACGACCCACTGCTGCTCGCGCCCTACCTCTTCGCCGCGACGGAGCACCTCGGCATCGCGCCGACCGTGAATCCGCTCGCCTACCCGCCCTACCAGGCGGCCCGGCAGTTCGCGACGCTGCAGCACCTGAGCGACGCGCGCTTCGGCATCAACGTGGTGACCGACGTCGGCTCCAGCCGGCACTTCGGCGCCGCGCCGCTCGGCCACGACCAGGCGTACGACCGGGCCGAGGAGTGGCTCACGGGCATCCGCGACCTCTGGCACAGCTGGGGGCCGGATGCTCTCATCGCCGACCCCGCGACCGGCCGTTTCGCCGACGGCACCCGCCTCGACCCCGTGCAGCACCGCGGCGAGCACTTCACCTTCGACGGCCCGCTGAACGCCCTGCCCTTCCCGCCCCTTGGCCCGGAGACGCTGAGCGGCGACCCCGTGGTGGTCTCGCCCGGCGGATCGGGCCGCGGCCTGGGCTTCGCCGGCGCCCACTCCGAGGTGCAGCTCGCCCTGGCCTCGCTCGACCTCGACACGGTGCGGGCGTACCGCGCGAAGGTGCACGAGGCGGTCAGGGCGGCGGGGCGCACCCCGGCCGACATCGACATCCTGTTCGTGTTCAAGCCGATCGTCGCGGCGAGCCCGGAGGAGGCGCAGCGCATCGTCGACGCCTCCCTGCACCCCGACGACCAGGCCCTGCACACGGTGGCCGCCGCCTGGTCGAGCGACCTCGAGACCGATCTCACCGGGCTCGACCTCGACCGCCCGGTCGACCCCGCGATCTTCGGCGACCACGTCTCGAAGGGCAGCATCAAGGGCCTGCTCGGCCGCTACGACTCCTTCGCCGACGCCACCCTGCGCGACCTGCTGACCGCCAAGGCCAGGCTCGGCCGCATCGCCTCGCGCGAGGGCTACGTCGGCACCGCCGAGGAGATCGCCGACTTCATCGAGGAGTTCGGCGAGGAGGCCGGCAACGACGGCTTCATCTTCTCGGGCGACCTGCACCCGGTCACCGTGCACCGGATGCTCGACGAGCTCGTGCCCGTGCTCCGCCGCCGCGGCATCCTCCGCTCGAGCTACGGCGACGCCGGCCTCCGCGGCAACCTCCGCTCCTTCTGA